In Polynucleobacter sp. MWH-S4W17, a genomic segment contains:
- a CDS encoding tripartite tricarboxylate transporter substrate binding protein, whose translation MLKLAKMAKKAFKNSLLGTLMALGVSGVALAQNAGVGTWPTQKPIRLIAVFPPGGSVDQVARILAPALQAELKQNVIVENVGGASGVIGTSAMTRSDPDGYTFAVVFDTHGVNPSLKDKLPYDTIKDIAPVILVGTSPMVLVASKKSGITSFKQLVDLSKTGKQFSYGSIGIGSLGHLAMARLAKQAGFDWNHIPYRGGGPLMQDALGGQVELAVGSEFLVKPHIDNGGVIPLVITTAKRSTSLPNVPTISESGFPGFSAPAWWAVLAPGKTSPAVIDAMNKALNKALKTPAVAEKFKMQGIQIIGGTPVAAQDFIGKQMGIWGKFVIENNIKETAQ comes from the coding sequence ATGCTGAAATTAGCAAAAATGGCTAAAAAAGCCTTTAAAAACAGCCTCTTAGGCACTTTGATGGCCTTAGGAGTAAGCGGTGTTGCTTTGGCACAAAATGCGGGTGTTGGCACATGGCCCACCCAAAAGCCAATTCGTTTAATTGCGGTCTTTCCGCCAGGTGGCTCAGTTGACCAGGTTGCACGTATATTGGCACCTGCTTTGCAAGCAGAGTTGAAGCAAAACGTGATTGTGGAAAACGTTGGTGGCGCCTCTGGTGTAATTGGTACCTCCGCAATGACTCGGTCCGATCCGGATGGCTACACCTTTGCAGTGGTATTTGATACCCACGGCGTTAACCCTAGCCTCAAAGACAAACTCCCCTATGACACGATTAAAGATATTGCTCCCGTGATTTTGGTTGGCACATCTCCCATGGTGTTAGTTGCAAGCAAAAAATCTGGCATCACTAGCTTTAAACAATTGGTAGATCTTTCCAAGACAGGTAAGCAATTTAGTTACGGTTCAATTGGGATTGGTAGCTTGGGTCATCTAGCAATGGCACGTCTTGCAAAACAAGCGGGCTTTGATTGGAATCACATCCCTTATCGTGGTGGTGGTCCTTTAATGCAAGATGCTTTGGGTGGTCAAGTAGAGTTAGCTGTTGGCTCAGAATTTTTAGTGAAGCCTCATATTGATAACGGTGGAGTTATTCCGCTAGTGATTACAACTGCCAAGCGTTCAACATCCTTGCCTAATGTGCCGACGATTTCTGAGAGCGGGTTCCCAGGCTTTAGTGCGCCAGCTTGGTGGGCGGTATTGGCCCCTGGTAAAACATCTCCGGCAGTGATCGATGCAATGAACAAGGCATTAAATAAAGCCTTAAAGACGCCTGCAGTTGCTGAGAAGTTCAAAATGCAAGGCATCCAAATTATTGGGGGCACCCCTGTTGCTGCACAAGACTTTATCGGCAAGCAAATGGGTATTTGGGGCAAGTTTGTCATTGAAAACAATATTAAAGAAACTGCTCAGTAA
- a CDS encoding sulfurtransferase encodes MKSILNIAAYLFVSLDGLPELRAKMLDECNARQLKGTILLTGEGINMFLAGKTDELRGFLDWLRTDPRFAPLQAKESWSEDQPFKKMLIKLKNEIIRMNHPAIRPEEGRANFISPKKLQEWLDRGTDDLGRPVVMVDTRNAFEVDYGTFENALHFNIEKFTEFPAAISAHKDDLANKTLVSFCTGGIRCEKSGLYMREIGMEHSYQLEGGILKYFEEVGSAHYQGSCFVFDEREALEPNLDSIPVEHSIRKKLKASQA; translated from the coding sequence ATGAAGTCGATTCTAAATATTGCCGCCTATTTATTTGTCAGCCTAGACGGCTTGCCAGAGCTGCGCGCCAAAATGCTGGATGAATGCAATGCCCGCCAACTGAAGGGGACCATTCTATTGACTGGTGAAGGCATCAACATGTTCCTTGCCGGCAAAACGGATGAGTTACGTGGTTTTCTGGATTGGCTCCGCACCGATCCCCGCTTTGCCCCACTTCAAGCAAAAGAAAGCTGGTCTGAGGATCAGCCCTTTAAGAAGATGTTGATCAAGCTCAAAAATGAAATTATTCGCATGAATCACCCAGCGATTCGTCCTGAGGAAGGTCGTGCTAATTTCATTAGCCCCAAAAAACTACAGGAGTGGTTAGATCGCGGTACTGACGATCTAGGTCGCCCTGTAGTGATGGTTGATACCCGCAACGCCTTTGAGGTCGACTACGGCACTTTTGAGAATGCACTGCATTTCAATATTGAAAAGTTTACTGAGTTTCCAGCAGCAATTTCTGCACATAAAGATGATTTAGCCAATAAGACGCTGGTCAGCTTTTGTACGGGCGGTATTCGCTGTGAAAAATCTGGCTTATATATGCGGGAAATTGGCATGGAGCACAGCTACCAGCTAGAAGGCGGTATTTTGAAATATTTCGAGGAGGTGGGCTCCGCTCATTACCAAGGCAGCTGCTTTGTCTTTGATGAACGTGAGGCGCTGGAGCCAAACCTAGACTCCATTCCCGTAGAGCACTCAATTCGAAAGAAACTCAAAGCCAGCCAAGCCTGA